TTCAAGCCAGACTGCCCCCATCCTGACTCTCTTTGATCAGCACAAGGTCTTGGGTATGTCGGAGATCATGGATCTCGCGGACATGAGTCGTACTACCGCCCATCGTCGCCTCCGTGAACTCGTTAAAGCAGGTAAGCTTATTCCGCAAGGTAAGGGGCGAGCTACGCGGTATCACTTGCCCAAACCCCTGATAACTAAAAAATCGTGAAAAAGTTATCAAAATACAAACAAGCGTTAAGGACAATCGTTCGAGTTATTATCTACTTGCGTGTCAGCACCGAGGATCAGGCGCGTCGTGAGGATAATTCGATGGGAACGCAGGAAGTATTCTGCGAGCGCTTGATTGCACTTAATGAGGGCAAAGGCTGGATGAAAATCAGGGTGATCAAGGATGCCGGTTATTCAGCCAAGAATCTCAAGCGTCCTGGCATTCAACAGATCATCGAAGCAATCAACGCTGACGAGGTGGACGTCGTAGTTATCTACAAGCTGGATCGTTTAACTCGCTCAATGCGTGATCTCTACAAGCTCTGGGAAATTATGGAACTCCATGGAGTCGATTTTGCTTCCGCTACTGAAAGTTTCAACAGCAGTACCCCTGATGGTCGTGCCGCTCTGAATCAACGCATGACTTTCGCTCAGTGGGAGCGAGAGATGACATCTCTGCGTCTAAAGGATAAGTATACAGAGGAGGCTAGAATGGGCCGTTGGCATCGAAGCATGGTTCCATTCGGATATGAGTCTGACACTTCAAATCATACTTTGAACATAAATCCCGCGGAGGCGAAAATTGTAAAGGTCATGTATCAACTGGCTGCCGCTGGTAAGGGGTTGAAAGAGATTGCCGATCACGTCAATGCACTGGGATCCACATCGAAAAAACGCATTTTCAACAAGGGCCGCGACAATGAGCGCGAAGTTGGTGGTCGCAAGTGGACGGTAAAAAGCGTCCGTAATCTAATCGAAAATCTAAAATACAAAGCCGCCACGCGTGACAATGTTGGCAATGAGTACCCCGCGCTTTGGGAGGCTATTGTTACTGATAAGTTGTGGGGACAGGCGAATCGTGCTCTGGAGAATCGACGAGAGCAAGTGGGACGTCCACAAGCATCGCTAAATAAGCACGAACTTGTGCTCAAAGGGCTAATTGGGTGTGGTCACTGTGGCTGCGCATTATCACCCAGAGCAGGAGGACGCAAGTTGCCGGACGGCTCCCAGCGTGCCTATTATTGTTGTCAAAATGTCATCGACTTTGGCAAGAACTCATCGTGTCAGCTACGCAATCTGCCTGGTGCCGATTTTGATCAATTTCTTGTTCGTACTATCGGAGCTTTCGCTCAGCATCCTAAAGTAATCAAAGCCACGCTCCGGGCTGCGCTGGAAGAGAAAAAGAAATCCGTACGTCCGCTGCGCAGTCAACTGCGCGAGGTGACGCAACATCTGACAGAATTGAATCAAGAAATTAAGAACCTGCTGAATTTGGCTCGAAAAGGTCGCGGAGCCTTTTCCAATGAACTCTATTCTGAAGCGGATGAACTCACGGCGGAGAAGCAGGCTGTCACCTCGCAGCGCGAACAGATTAAAGCACAAATCCGCTACAAAGAGCAAATCGTGTCTAACGAAGAAGTTGTCGCGAAAGCGTTGAGCAATTTTTCAAAAGTATTCTACACGTTGACGTTTACTGAACGAGAAGAATTGATTGGTTTGCTTGTCAAGTCACTTAAAGTTTCACGCCTGGATCCAACGAGCAACCAATTGCCATGCCAAGTTAACGCCGAAAATGTGGGGCGTGCGGCCAAATACTATCGAGTTGAGATTGAGTTTTTTATCCAAAGTGTCTTCGGAAGCCTTCCTGAGCAGGCTGGAAACCCCGATTTGGGCTCATCCGGCTACGATCAGGTATCTATACGAACCCGAATGCACTCCACCTTTGTAATTGGTCTGATCGGTCAGGACTGGAAAACAGGAGCCTTCCTCGTGCATCCTTTTCAGTTGGAGAAACAGTCTCAGATGATTTCGCGAAAATTGCCCAATTTCCGGATTCGTCGTAATCGTCACCTCCTCGAAACCGCGATTGACTGGATGTCCATCCTCACCGAGCGTAAATATCTGACCCCTCAAGATATAGCCCAGCAAGTGGAACTGACACCGAGACGTATAAGGCAAATACTCGATCTGACATGCTTACAGGGGGGGATTCAGGAATTTGTTTTGAATCTGCCTCCAAAGAAAGCTTCGAAATTGCTTTCCGAGAGAACTCTCAGGCCACTTTGTCGACTCACACGCGAAGAACAGTGGGCGCGTTTTGAAGTGATTCTGAAGATTCAAGGTTTGGCTTAAATGAGTCTCCTGTAATTAACCTCAAATTTATCAGGGAAGGGTATATCAACTTATATTCGAATCAGGACTGATATGGCTAGCAAGCGTTGTTTCTAGAATCGTACTGCGTTGACGGTGCCTTTTTCGTCTGCCCTAATCTGGTTATAATTAGATTTTTTAGCAACTTTTAGATTATGGACTGGGAAACAGCACTCACTACAATTGTATCCGCTTCAGCTTTTCTAAAAAAGCCGATTGAAAATGCTTTTACAAAGGCGGTTCTTGATGGCTACGGAGCCTTGCGTCGTTATGTTGAGAAGCGCTTCGAGAAGGAATACGACGTGATCGATGCGCTTGGCAAGGTTGAGGCTAAGCCAGAGTCTCAGGCTCGGCAGCAAGTATTGCTAGAAGAGCTTCAGCCTCATGATGTAGCATCTGACCCTGAACTCATT
The nucleotide sequence above comes from Coraliomargarita algicola. Encoded proteins:
- a CDS encoding helix-turn-helix domain-containing protein translates to MRASAYIKENQRIERIGQLLAKALVLSSCAPPELVATQVEDCSSQTAPILTLFDQHKVLGMSEIMDLADMSRTTAHRRLRELVKAGKLIPQGKGRATRYHLPKPLITKKS
- a CDS encoding recombinase family protein is translated as MKKLSKYKQALRTIVRVIIYLRVSTEDQARREDNSMGTQEVFCERLIALNEGKGWMKIRVIKDAGYSAKNLKRPGIQQIIEAINADEVDVVVIYKLDRLTRSMRDLYKLWEIMELHGVDFASATESFNSSTPDGRAALNQRMTFAQWEREMTSLRLKDKYTEEARMGRWHRSMVPFGYESDTSNHTLNINPAEAKIVKVMYQLAAAGKGLKEIADHVNALGSTSKKRIFNKGRDNEREVGGRKWTVKSVRNLIENLKYKAATRDNVGNEYPALWEAIVTDKLWGQANRALENRREQVGRPQASLNKHELVLKGLIGCGHCGCALSPRAGGRKLPDGSQRAYYCCQNVIDFGKNSSCQLRNLPGADFDQFLVRTIGAFAQHPKVIKATLRAALEEKKKSVRPLRSQLREVTQHLTELNQEIKNLLNLARKGRGAFSNELYSEADELTAEKQAVTSQREQIKAQIRYKEQIVSNEEVVAKALSNFSKVFYTLTFTEREELIGLLVKSLKVSRLDPTSNQLPCQVNAENVGRAAKYYRVEIEFFIQSVFGSLPEQAGNPDLGSSGYDQVSIRTRMHSTFVIGLIGQDWKTGAFLVHPFQLEKQSQMISRKLPNFRIRRNRHLLETAIDWMSILTERKYLTPQDIAQQVELTPRRIRQILDLTCLQGGIQEFVLNLPPKKASKLLSERTLRPLCRLTREEQWARFEVILKIQGLA